Proteins from a genomic interval of Trifolium pratense cultivar HEN17-A07 linkage group LG6, ARS_RC_1.1, whole genome shotgun sequence:
- the LOC123889297 gene encoding cytochrome b-c1 complex subunit Rieske-4, mitochondrial-like codes for MLRVASKRLSSLSGRANYTASALLSRNPIAPPSSSDHQRRSDPFSIQSEFFLPFRGFSTESLIHTKENSIIPEIPATVTAVKNPSSKIVYDEYNHERFPPGDPSKRAFAYFVLTGGRFAYASLIRLLVLKFVLSMSASKDVLAMASLEVDLSSIEPGTTVTVKWRGKPVFIRRRTDDDVKLANSVDVGSLRDPQQDAERVKNPEWLVVIGVCTHLGCIPLPNAGDYGGWFCPCHGSHYDISGRIRKGPAPYNLEVPTYTFLEEHKLLIG; via the exons atgTTGAGGGTTGCATCTAAGAGACTTTCATCTCTCTCAGGGAGGGCTAATTACACCGCCTCCGCTCTTCTTTCCAGGAACCCTATCGCACCGCCGTCTTCATCCGATCATCAACGCAGATCTGACCCCTTTTCGATCCAATCCGAATTCTTTCTTCCTTTTAGAG GTTTTTCTACTGAATCACTGATCCACACAAAAGAGAACAGCATTATTCCTGAAATTCCCGCAACTGTTACAGCTGTTAAAAATCCTTCTTCTAAGATTGTATATGATGAATACAACCACGAACGATTTCCTCCTGGTGACCCAAGCAAGAGGGCATTTGCATACTTTGTCCTAACAGGTGGAAGGTTTGCTTATGCCTCTCTCATCCGCCTTCTTGTCCTCAAGTTTGTGCTCAGCATGTCAGCAAGTAAGGATGTTCTTGCTATGGCTTCACTTGAAGTTGATCTCTCCAGCATTGAGCCGGGCACTACTGTCACTGTTAAGTGGCGTGGAAAGCCAGTATTCATCAGGCGCAGAACAGATGACGATGTGAAGCTGGCAAACAGTGTTGATGTTGGATCTCTTCGTGACCCTCAGCAAGATGCTGAAAGAGTCAAGAACCCAGAATGGCTCGTTGTTATCGGTGTTTGCACACATCTGGGTTGCATTCCCTTGCCAAATGCTGGGGACTATGGTGGATGGTTTTGCCCATGCCATGGATCACATTATGATATTTCTGGCAGAATTAGGAAGGGACCTGCACCATACAATCTGGAGGTACCAACTTATACATTCTTGGAGGAACACAAGTTGTTGATCGGTTAA
- the LOC123890469 gene encoding uncharacterized protein Mb2253c-like, translating into MSRGNQGERSVTLEFDGASSGNPGRSGAGAVLRDGNQVQRFSQGLGTQTNNSAEYQGLILGLKEAANQGYDRVHVRGDSQLVCNQFEGSWKVNNQNLRGLCNEAQQLKSNFKSVTVEHVPRGHNTEADAQASRGKYLGAGQVEGDYYYK; encoded by the exons ATGAGTCGTGGAAACCAGGGAGAG CGTTCCGTTACCCTTGAATTCGATGGAGCATCTAGTGGAAATCCTGGAAGGTCTGGAGCAGGGGCTGTTTTGCGTGATGGGAATCAG GTTCAACGCTTCAGTCAAGGACTGGGCACTCAAACAAATAATTCTGCTGAATATCAAGGTTTAATTTTGGGATTGAAAGAAGCTGCAAACCAAGGATATGATCGTGTTCATGTTCGAGGTGACTCTCAGCTTGTTTGCAACCAG TTTGAGGGTTCCTGGAAAGTGAACAACCAGAATTTAAGGGGCCTCTGTAATGAGGCTCAACAGCTGAAGTCTAACTTTAAGTCAGTCACTGTCGAACATGTTCCTAGG gGTCATAACACTGAAGCTGATGCTCAAGCAAGTCGGGGTAAATATCTCGGAG CTGGGCAAGTTGAAGGAGATTATTACTACAAGTGA
- the LOC123889298 gene encoding protein COFACTOR ASSEMBLY OF COMPLEX C SUBUNIT B CCB1, chloroplastic, with protein sequence MAAKMMLSTPHPLPLRSLPFHTTKLQPWHHQQQHLPTSKPKKLRLSLHESAEFITHQQQLLNPNSLLLLTTETAGYSLASYYTSLGLFVISVPGLWSLIKRSVKSKIVKKTFIEEGGNKAPNLVAGEILSFFTRNNFAVVDRGETITFEGVMVPSRGQAALLTFCTAISLASVSLVLTITVPDVGNNWFLLTILSPLAGAYYWTRASRKEQIKVKMIVKEDGTLSEVVVQGDDQQVEQMRKELKFSEKGMVYVKGLFET encoded by the exons ATGGCTGCCAAGATGATGCTGTCAACCCCACATCCACTCCCTCTCCGCTCTCTTCCATTTCACACCACCAAACTACAACCATggcaccaccaacaacaacacctTCCAACTTCAAAGCCAAAGAAACTTCGCTTATCCCTTCACGAAAGTGCCGAATTCATCACTCACCAACAACAACTACTAAACCCAAATTCTCTTTTATTGCTTACAACAGAGACTGCTGGTTACTCTTTGGCTAGTTATTATACTTCTCTTGGTCTCTTTGTTATCTCTGTTCCTGGTCTTTGGTCTCTCATCAAACGTTCTGTTAAATCCAAA ATTGTGAAGAAGACATTTATAGAGGAAGGTGGAAATAAGGCACCGAATCTGGTTGCAGGGGAGATACTATCATTTTTTACTCGTAATAATTTTGCAGTGGTTGATAGAGGAGAAACAATCAC GTTTGAAGGAGTGATGGTTCCCAGCAGGGGGCAAGCAGCACTGTTAACTTTCTGCACTGCCATCAGCTTGGCAAGTGTTTCCCTTGTGCTCACAATAACTGTACCAGATGTTGGCAATAATTGGTTTTTGTTAACCATCTTAAGTCCATTGGC AGGTGCTTATTATTGGACTCGAGCATCCAGAAAGGAGCAAATTAAGGTGAAAATGATAGTTAAAGAAGATGGAACCCTATCAGAGGTTGTTGTTCAAGGTGACGACCAACAAGTCGAGCAAATGAGAAAGGAACTCAAGTTTAGTGAAAAGGGCATGGTTTATGTTAAAGGCCTTTTCGAAACATAA